GCAGCTTTTTCTACAACAACAATATCATTTATTCTTATATCTTTTTTTCTAAGTTCATCAAAATTATGTAAAGATGCTCTTTTTACAATAGAACCAGATAAGTCAATAGGTTCAAAATTTGCTACAGGAGTAATAACTCCAGTACGACCTACTTGAAAATCAATAGATAAAATTCTTGTTTCCTTTTGATCAGGTTTAAATTTATATGCTATTGCCCATCTAGGACTTTTTGCTGTATAACCAAGAGTTTCATAAGTTGATAAATCATTGACTTTCAGTACTAAACCATCAGTTTCAAAATTTAATTTTTTTCTTGCAACATTCCAATAATCAATAGATTTTTTTAAAGAATCAAAATCATTATGTAATTCGAAGACATTTGCTGTATCAAAGCCTAAATCCTTTAAAAGTTTAATACTATCAAGATGAGTTGAAAGTCCAAAATCTTCTGTATTTATTACATAGTAAAGAAAACAAGCTAAATTTCTATTAGCTACTATTTTTGAGTCTAGTTGTCTTATTGTACCACTAGCAGCATTTCTAGGATTTGAAAAAACTTCTTCTCCATTAGCCTCTCTATCTTTATTTATTCTATTAAATTCAGAAATTGGAAAAATAATTTCTCCACGAACTTCTATATCGATATCTTTTTTTAATATCTTAGGTATATTTTTTATTTGATAAATATTATCAGTAACATCTTCACCATAAATACCGTCTCCTCTAGTTAAAGCTTGAACTAATCTTCCATTTTTATATTGTAAATCAATGCTTAAACCATCTAATTTTAATTCTAAGACATAACTAATAGGGCTATTTAGAATTTTTCTTACTCTTAAATCAAAGTCTTTAATATCATCAATACTATAAGTATTAGCTAAACTTAACATAGGTCTTTTATGTTTTACCTTATGAAATTTTGTATTAATAGAACCACCAACTTTTTGGCTAGGTGAATATTCATTTTTAAATTGAGGATATTCTTTTTCAATTTGTTCTAATTCTTTGAGTAAAAGATCGAATTCTTTATCAGAAATTAAACTTTCATTTTTTTCATAATAATAATATGAGTATTTTTCTATTAAATCTTTTAATTCTTTATATCTTTCTAACATTAATTTGCTCCAGAATAATTAGGTGCTTCCTTTGTTATAATAACATCATGAGGGTGAGATTCTTTAAGACCAGCATTAGTAATTTTTACAAAAACACCATTTTCTTTTAATTCTTGGATAGTCTTAGAACCACAGTAACCCATACCAGCACGAAGACCACCACATAATTGAAATACTGTATCTTTTAATTTACCTTTAGCAGGAACCATAGATTCTATTCCTTCAGGTACAAGTTTATCTGTTGCAGCTTCTAATTGGAAATATCTATCTTTACTTCCTCTTTTCATTGCTATAAGTGAACCCATACCTACATAGCTTTTATAGCTTCTACCATTATATAAGATTTCTTCACCTGGGGCTTCTTTTGTACCTGCAAGTAAACCACCAAGCATTACACAATCAGCTCCAGCTGCAATGGCTTTTACAATATCACCAGATAATTTTATACCACCATCAGCAATAACACCTATTCCTAATGGATTACAATATTCACTAACTTCCATAACAGCACTTAGTTGAGGCATACCAACACCAGCTACTACCCGAGTAGTACAAATAGATCCAGGACCTATACCAACTTTTACAGCATTACAACCAGCTTCAACAAGGGCTTGTGCAGCTTCTTTAGTTACTATATTACCTCCAATAATTTGTAAATTAGGGAATTTTTGTCTTATTTCTTTAATTTTTTCTAGGACTCCTTTAGAATGTCCATGTGCAGAGTCAACAGTAATTATATCAACACCAGCTTCAACAAGGGCAGTAACCCTCTTAAGTGTATCTGTACCTATACCAACAGCAGCACCAACACGAAGTCTTCCTTTTTTATCCTTACAAGCGTTAGGATAGTTTACTATATTATCAATATCTTTTATAGTAATTAAACCT
Above is a genomic segment from Sneathia sanguinegens containing:
- the ligA gene encoding NAD-dependent DNA ligase LigA; amino-acid sequence: MLERYKELKDLIEKYSYYYYEKNESLISDKEFDLLLKELEQIEKEYPQFKNEYSPSQKVGGSINTKFHKVKHKRPMLSLANTYSIDDIKDFDLRVRKILNSPISYVLELKLDGLSIDLQYKNGRLVQALTRGDGIYGEDVTDNIYQIKNIPKILKKDIDIEVRGEIIFPISEFNRINKDREANGEEVFSNPRNAASGTIRQLDSKIVANRNLACFLYYVINTEDFGLSTHLDSIKLLKDLGFDTANVFELHNDFDSLKKSIDYWNVARKKLNFETDGLVLKVNDLSTYETLGYTAKSPRWAIAYKFKPDQKETRILSIDFQVGRTGVITPVANFEPIDLSGSIVKRASLHNFDELRKKDIRINDIVVVEKAAEIIPQVINVVFSKRDKSQVEVKIPTHCPSCNEILHTFDNLVAIKCLNAFCPEKIMRSIEYFVSRECMNIKGLGEKIVKKLIKLGFITNILDIYNLKNFKNDLITFDKLGQKNVDNLIENIEKSKNNSFNQVLYSLGIPYVGKTTANLICNNISNIDELIQADYEKLAQIKGVGEKVASSIIEFFKDKNNLRLIKGLKEIGFILETQEKITKYNKYISGKTFLATGTLENFKREEIKDIIETYGGKYLTTISKNLNYLIVGAKAGSKLEKAKKLNIQILNETDFINILENKK
- the guaB gene encoding IMP dehydrogenase; amino-acid sequence: MNKIIKEGLTFDDVLLIPQASNVIPSEVILKTKLTKEITLNVPILSAAMDTVTESNLAIALARVGGIGFIHKNMTIDRQAEEVHKVKRSESGMITNPITLNVNSILKDADDLMRKYRISGLPVINDKNELLGIITNRDLKYREDLSLKVTDVMTKENLITANPNITFEEAKKILLENRIEKLPIVEGKILKGLITIKDIDNIVNYPNACKDKKGRLRVGAAVGIGTDTLKRVTALVEAGVDIITVDSAHGHSKGVLEKIKEIRQKFPNLQIIGGNIVTKEAAQALVEAGCNAVKVGIGPGSICTTRVVAGVGMPQLSAVMEVSEYCNPLGIGVIADGGIKLSGDIVKAIAAGADCVMLGGLLAGTKEAPGEEILYNGRSYKSYVGMGSLIAMKRGSKDRYFQLEAATDKLVPEGIESMVPAKGKLKDTVFQLCGGLRAGMGYCGSKTIQELKENGVFVKITNAGLKESHPHDVIITKEAPNYSGAN